Within Zootoca vivipara chromosome 10, rZooViv1.1, whole genome shotgun sequence, the genomic segment gagcggggaagcaaacccggttccccagattaggagtctaccgctcttaaccaccacaccacactggctctctcagtgCTAGGTGGGGGAACACAGGCAGTGAATTCCCCATCCCCTCTGCATTGCTGGCCTGGACATGCTGTGACAGGGAGGAGGGTTGCCGTGCCTGATCCAGCTTGCAGGGCTTGTTCACCCCACACAAGAGGAGCCCACAGTGCAAAATTAAGTCACAGCCCTAAAGTGATGCCAGCCAATTTTAAGACATTTCCCTTTAAGATTTGTATGAGGCTTTTGTTCAATATGGGAAGGACTTTGTGTgcagattcaatctctggcacaGCCAGTTAGGGCTCGAAATATTCCAcatctgaaaccatggagaggtaCACACAGTCGGTGTAGTCAGGACTGAGCGAGATGTCTCACTTGgtctaaagcagcttcctgtgttccttgatatcaagaaatggggtgggggaggcaggagagacCTCTGCCAAGAGTGGAGAATCATTCTCCCTCGTCTCACATGGCTGGCTGCTAAAAGTCTGGAGCAAACTGCCCAACTTCAGAAACGCCTGACAACAACAGGTCCCTCAGGGAGCTTTTCCCAAGGCCACTCTTTCACGAACCCCAAAAGTTAATCCCAAGATCACATGCAGTATCCATAAGTTACAGGCTATCACTGCATCCGAGCGCTGGTGCCAAGATCCTGTGTGACAAGGCAGAAGATGCTAGGATCCCACCtcacccccttttgggggctaCCTGTAAGTtatgtttaggtaaaggtaaagggggggcctgaccatcaggtccagtcatgtccgactctggggttgcagtgctcatctcgctctataggccgagggagccagcgtttgttcgcagacagcttccgggtcatgtggccagcatgacaaagctgcttctggcgaaccagagcagcgcacggaaacgccatttaccttcccgccggagcggtccctatttatctacttgcactttgatatgctttcaaacggctagatgggcaggagctgggaccgagcaacgggagctcaccccgttgcagggattcgaaccgccaaccttctgatcggcaagtcctagactctgtggtttatcccacagcgccacctgggtcccttacaagTTTTGTTTAAGTTATGCATTTAAAGGATATCAGTCTGAGCTCTACTGCAAGCCAAATCCTagttcaagcatccccaaacttcggccccccagatgttttggactacaattcccatcatccctggccactggtcctgttagctagggatcatgggagttgtgggccaaaacatctggagggccgcagtttgggggtgcctgtcctagttTCTCTAAATGACAGAACTCAACCACTTAAGAAGaggtagggagggggagagagcgaAAGGGTACAGTGTGATTACTTACTGGCTCTACATCCAAAAAGGTCATATGCTCATGTGGATTTGGGTTCATGCCTTCAACGCCTTGAGAAATTTCTTCACTTGCATGGAGGAAGTGGGGGAGTGTAACATATACAGGTTTTCctgcggaggaagaggagaaaaaaaaaaacatcagtaCAATCCCATGGCAGTAAGCAAGCAAGATtactttctcccttctctttctaGCACCCAGCATGCTAAAAACCATGCTACTCAGCCTATATGGGGAAAACTACATCTGTTCCAGGGGCCACCACCAACCAGCACACTATGCAGCAGCATGCCAGGGGCTCAGAATGGAACTGAAGGCCATTTTCTTCATGCTTGCAGCTGCCAGAGTACCAGCGTGGTCAGCTTAATTGGGTAAGAGGTGGAGGGGGAATCAAAGGTATGCTGGTAGtggggaaagaaaaggcaaaagttCTTCAgttattctcatttttaaaaaccgaGTTGGAAAAGGATTTTGGACTCACAATGCTAACATTTGAGGCAAATATAATGACATCTACTTAAATTACACAAGACATTGCATTGTGCAACAGTGACAATTTAGACGTACATTAatttatactgtaaatcaggcacccccagactatggcccgcaGGCCAGAAATGGCCTGAAGGACGCAGCTATCCAGCCCGCAGCGACCcccgctgccgctgcctgctCTTACCGGAGtggcgcagctgcccacttccaggttctagaacactggaaatagcttgcacgcatgcacaagcgtcatttccggtgcacttccgggtcggaggagacccgagcgcatgcgcacaagctatttctggtgctcctgcgacccggaagtgcgccagaaatagtgCACTCCAATGCCCTCCGGCCTGCTGCGCGatcggcgctgcaggcaccggcccgaagcgctgtaagtttggagacccctgctgtaaataaaCATGATGCAACCACAGATAATAAACCTTTGATATGCAACCACAATTCAGGTCTGTTTTGCCACACGATCAGATATAAGTTTTGAATGTATAGTGCCAGTATAGGACAGTATGCTAACATGgcttaacataaaaaaaaaaaaagactttgcaaattatttcattttcatctCACCCTTTCTCCAGTGGGAGTCCAGGCACACCTGCAATTCTTATGAGTAATGTTGTACAAGATGttgtaaggtaaaagtaaaaggacccctgaccattaggtccagtcgcggacgactctggggttgcggcgctcatctcgctttactgccgagggagccggcgtatagcttccgggtcaatGTGGGgtcaatgtggccagcatgactaagccacttctggtgaaccagagcaacgcatggaaacgccgtttaccatcccgccagagcggtacctatttatctacttgcactttgatgtgctttcgaactgctaggttggcaggagcaggcaccgaacaacgggagctcaccccatcgcggggatgtgaaccaccaaccttctgacagcaagccctaggctctgtggtttaacaagcAAAATTTTTACAATGTGGAATTCTGTTCcctgtacacatgcacacacctataTGTAGACGTATGAATGTGTGTACATTTGAAGTATTGAAAGTTTGTGTACAGCGAATGAAAtctgttgcatttaaaaaaacaaaaacaaaactctcaCAAGTATTTCAGTTCTCTTTTTTTCAATCTACCCCATTGTTGAATTTTCCTCAGCTTTACATTATAAAGCCTCAATCACAATGTACCCTCTCAAGTGAGTTCAGATGCAGCCCTTAATAGATTAGATCAACTCCATTTTAGCAGTATTGCTGTAGAGAAAGAGCTCTTGGTTCCCTTTTGAAATCTAATAGGACACCTTAAGACATGACTTAAGCtccaatgaaatcaatgagacCTCAATGCAAGTAACATAATTTGGACCCTATACAGAGCCTTGCCCCTGGTGTCTCCATTCTCACCGAGAGCTGTTAGTTGGACAGCAGAGGGCACAGCCTATGGCAGGACCACTTCCCAAGTTCATAttgtcccatagctgccaagtctcccgtattccccgggaaacccccgtttttctagctgttctcagctgaaaaaaacggattttttccccccagtttattctggcgtggcagccattttggaactgggcggagcatgctcagaagcgacttttgatgcagctctgcccagttccaaaatggctgcaatgcgacttctggtgcggtggccattttggaactgggcaaagcagcatcaaaagtcgcttctgagcatgctccgcccagttccaaaatggcggcagcagcacttccggtctgctacttccggtccggtcccttatttctcccacaggaacttggtaggtatgtatTGTCCGGAGCTCCAAAGCTCTATATTAACCACTCCAGTAGCTTGCTCATCTCAAAATGCAGGCAGATACCTTGTTTGCAAGAACTGATGTCCAGTGCCCCAGCTAAGGTGCAATTCTGGGATATCTCTTTCTCTGTGCAGAAGCAGATGTTGTCAGGATTGACAAGAGGAGACGCAAAAGCACCTGGAGGGACAATGAAGCGATAGAGTGGAATGTCCTTCACAGTTTGTTCACTGTCAAAGTTGCTGTAGATGGATCTGGATAGGAAATGGGACAGGGAGGTGGCACCTTAATTTAAGAGCAAACATACATATTTCATAATTTCTATGATCCTAATCTGCTATCCATATACTTCCCATACATTTGGTGGCTATCTGCAAAATTAAAATACGACCCAGAGATTTCAACCTGCCCATTATTTTCAAGCTGTGCCCATAACTTTCGTTGTGTTTCCAACACCTCCAAACGCATGAGGTGACCAAAACAAGCCTAAACACATTTGAAGATCTAATTTGAATTTGCAACCCTTATGGATGATCTTCCTCCTGGGAAGGCCCAAAGAAATATTGCTTCTGTAGTATTACCTCACAGCAGTTTTTGATACAGTGGGACCAAAAATTTGATGGGCTGCCATAAAAAGTAACTGGTGAAAAGAATGGTACCAGAGGAGTTAACACACTAGATTTCCATATGGGTAAATAGTAACTTTGGGGGAGGGTTTTTATTGGCAAACAGCACTGTAGTTGTGTGGTTTGGGGCATTCTGTGCCTGcctttaaacttaaaaaaaatgtggaagaATTTGGTCATTGATCTCTCATGTGATGCCCAAATTTGGCCCAAACAATCCAGAAGCTTTGTCAGATCAATGTTGTTGGTTCTCTTCAACATTACCCCAGGCTGACTATaagccagatttttttaaataaaacaacaacttttaatcATTAGATCCTTCCTAACTCAAGTATAGAAAAGGACTTTATGATGCTCTTTACCTGCAAATAtcagaagaaaataaattaagTCTTGCACTCTTTTGgacgaaagggggaaaggaagcccCATCTGCAAATAAAATGAGAAATGGCATATAAATTACCAGCTTGCACTCAGGTTTGCACAACACACATGATGGAGGTTGTGAtccacaacatctgaaggttACCTTGACTACCTCTGGTTTAAATatcagcataaaggtaaaggaacccctgaccattaggtccagtcgcgaacgactctggggttgcagcactcatctcgctttactggccgagggagctggcgtacagcttctgggtcatgtggccagcatgactaagctgcttctggcgaacaagaaatgtatgaaagtgagagctggaccataaagaaggctgattgccaaatgATTGAtttctttgaattatggtgctggaggagactcttgagagtcccatgggctgcaagaagatcaaacctatccattctgaaggaaatcagccctgagtgctcactggaaggacagatcctggagctgaggctccaatactttggccacctcatgagaagagaagactccctggaaaagaccctgatgttgggaaagatagagggcacaaggagaaggggacgacagaggacgagatggttggacagtgttcttgaagccaccaacatgagtctgaccaaactgcgggaggcagtggaagacaggagtgcctggcgtgctctggtccatggggtcacgaagagtcagacacgaataaatgactaaacaacaacaacatatttgcaAGCGTTTTCAATGATGCTATTTAGTGGCTTGAAAATAGACTGAGTCCTGAGGAGGGAAATCAAATGTACACCGACAAAATTGGAGGAAAGACTATCATGACCCAGCGCGCACCTACAGGAAAACAATCTCGAAGTAGAATAAGGAATCAGATGTCACCTGATAATGCTAGGTTAATTTATTGGTGCCAATCCAAGAACTAAGGCTGGGTGATTTAGAAACCCCAAATAGGTGGAATTCAGCCAAGTAGAAATTTCATAAGCATTCCTAGATGACTCGTTCCTATAAGTGAATGGGACTTTACTACCTCATTGAACTAGACTTGCGGGTTCTTGTTCGACTGGCAGATTGACAACTCATAATTAGTGCCAACAGTAAGAACAATTACCATTCTCTAGGTCAGAGGTACTCTGAACCAATTCCAAGGGCACGTAGTGTTCCTGTTTGTGATTGTTGAAATAAATGAGCTGCAGAGGTAGCACCAGCTTTTTTTGATCACATCTAAATCTGAATATTCTCTCTGATTTCATAGCAGAGCTATGGCTGCTTGTCCCATGGCATTAGGATGACTGTCTCTATTGACTAATAACAAGCACACACTCCTTCAATTCCCACAGGCTTCCATGGCCTGCAGGGAACACACAGCGAGTACAGATGGCTGAAGGACAAACACAGCATACAGGAGCTCCCACGAGATGTTGCTGCAGTAAAATCTCAGAAAGTTTATTTATTGGCACTTGTCCGCTTTTAGCTTAGCTGTCTTGTTGCTCCATTTGTCtctacccaccccccacccccgccatgaAGACATCCTAAAGCTGAGGCAGGTGGGATAAGAGGCATTGCCAGGCACCTAAGGTATAAACGTCGTCAACCTCCGGTATTCGCTGTGCATTTCCTCAGGTAATAGGAGAACAGCAGCAGCCACAACAGGGAGGAAGAGACAAGCTCAAGCAAGGTAATGATTCTCTTGGCAGAGTGGCTCCTGCCCACAAAGACCTTTCAAAGCTTTCACCCAAGGCCTTATGTACTACTAAATATTATTTGTTATATTTTTCCTACTTGCCCTGCATCAGAGGGTCTCAGGGCCAGCTAAAGCACattagggactcagctacacagctgcaaataaaacattgtaAAGGTGTTGTAAAGTACAATATACAAGTGCGACACTAGACGGCGACAGTGAGCTGTGCaagattcaatgtatttttaaaacgcctcaaaataaagcattttcacagcattttttgtgtgtgtgtagattccaccaaaaacacaatgcaaacagAAGTGCGGGATACAAACTGAcaaatttaaaaaacaccttctGATACGgttgtttgttttctgtgctCATCAATGCACTCAAATTGGTCACCAGGAGAAGGCCCTACCAACACTATTTTTGTGCCCCTAAATCCAAAGTTGTAGAAGAGCACTCCTGTGTCCTTGTTTTCCTATGGCCTTATTTTCAAGCAAACTATGGGAACAGGCAGATCTGCTGCTCTGCCTTCTATCTACAGAGATCTGCAGTGCAGCCCACAAATAACCCCATGGATGTGACAATGCATTTGCAGGGCAGAGAGTCTTTCTTTGCAAGGTGCATGACATGTAGGAATATGCTTGGTGGCAACTTGGGACAGATCCATATAAAAGAACCATTAAATTTACTGACAATGCAGAACACTtgtgcttttaagctctctggcTCAAGATTTTTAGTAAGAAATTGGTCCTCAGTAGTTTACACCCACTCACACTTACTTACCTGTGCCGTTGATCATAGCACAACCTCCGGCCCAGTATGGAAgggtgctttaaaagaaaaaagggggatgaTGACAGAACTTCAGAGAAAGATCCATTTTGCTATACAGTACAATTTTCTATATTAATATAGGAGACTGATTCATGCCACAGGGCTTTCTTTTTAGAAGGATTCTCTTGTGCGATCAAAGTCCTGGTTCAATGATGCAGCTCCCTGAGTCTAGGGCTGCTACAGGATTCGCAAGCCTGGCTTACACTGCCAGGTGTCAACCATGGCAAGCATGGACAGCTCGTGTCATGCCTCAGGCACAGCTAAATGGAAAGGAGTCGTGCATGTTGgagagctcagtcagtagagcatgagatgcttaatctcagggtaatgggtttgagccccacattggacaaaggatttctgcattgcagggatttggactagaatcatagagttggaagagaccacaagggccatccagtccaaccccctgccaagcaggaaacaccatcaaagcattcttgacatatgcctgtcaagcctctgcctaaagacctccaaagaaggagactccaccacactccttggtagcaaattccactgccgaacagctcttactgtcaggaagttcttcctaatgtttaggtggaatcttctttcttgaagtttgaatccattgctccatgtccacttttctggagcagcagaaaacaacctttctctctcctctatatgacattcttttatatatttgaacatggctatcatatcaccccttaaccttctcttcttctccaggctaaacatacccagctccctaagccgttcctcataaggcatcgtttccaggcctttgaccattttggttgccctcctctggacacgttccagcttgtcagtatccttcttgaactgtggtgcccagaactggacacagtactccaggtgaggtctgagcagcgcagaatacagtggtactattgatctagatcaggcatccccagactgcggccctccagtaaTATACATTACCTTTTGTTTTTATAACTCTCGATGAGTGCTGTCTTGCTCGTGTCATTTTTCCCATTGTGGATTCTATAAAGGCCATCCAATGTCTCATTATActtgagaggggagagaaaacacaCTATTTTCAGTACAAACAGGTTTGATAATGAAGGTAAATCCCAGGGTTCTTTTCTATGTTCAAATAAATGTAAACCATTCCTCATTTCATGCTTCTTAGCAGTCAATTTAAATCtcttgcacatttttgcatgaaGACATAGCATAGGaacctcatacctacgggaccgcctctcctggtatgccccgcggaggaccttaaggtccacaaataacaacattctggagattccgagccataaggtgattagattggtctcgactagggccagggccttttcagtactggccccgacttggtggaacgctctttcacaggagatcagggcccagcgggatttgtcatctttccgcagagactgcaagacagagctgttccgcctggcctttgggttggattcggtctgacccctgtgttttcctccctcatggttttgatttatggactactttaaatgaggctacattttaaaatttaaatattgtattttaatctgtattttaattaattgttttcttttcttttatgtcttattgtaattttattggtgttagctgccctgagcccggttttgactggggaggacggggtataaaaattattattattattattattattattattattatgtatggaTTTGCCAAAACTGAAGGCAAGAAAAGTAGATATATTGCTGATCTATTTAAAATGGGTTAGACACCACCAAAATTTTGAATCTTTTATTATAAATAACCCAAAGTAAGATACTGAAATACTAATGTTCAATGTAAAGCCTCAGTCAACGGGATGGCACAGAAATAAAAACCACCCTATTCATTTCTCAAGGGTGGGCACTAATGGAACTAGGCCACCTGCTCCTTTTGCATCAGAATTAGCCAATGGGGTGGACTTCAGATCATgccggactacagctcccaaaatgctggctgaggctgatggaaattgtggtCTGGAGAGGGCAGGCTGGGTACATGATCACTGTTTAGTCCAGCGGGGGTGGACTGAGGCAACATGGTGGCCTGTGGAAGGACAATCTTTGCCGCTGCCCCCAGCAATGGCGGAACAAGCCCCTAAGGAGCAGGTTTGCTACTTTAAGGCTGAAAAAGAGCAAGCTCAGCCGAGGAAGCCCCAGCTGAGTTGTTTCATTCTCCACTCCCCTCCTTCAATCCTACCCTCTCCTTTTTCCCAGCCTGGTTGTAAGATCCAATTTCTAAGGGCCTTTCCATTCTCCCCCagcaccccaccaccaagacaAGTGGTTTATTTCCCTTTGGGGACGCATACGTACCGGAAGGAAGACACCAACAACCCTTTCAACTCCTGGAAGTGGAATTTTCTTCAAGAAAGGATCTTCATAGCCCCAGAGTATTTCTTTCACAGTTCTGTTCTGAAGGAATTGGGACTTCGACGACTTCACCCAAATGTCCAACAATGCTTGTATGAAGCCACTTTGATACAAAGCAGGTGCAGCCTGAGacaaacacaaacatatatattgcCTCTGACGAACCCTCTTGAATTCAGGTTGCGACCAAGATTTCTTTCTTTGAGAGGCTGCAATAACCCCTGCCAGAGACCAGGCAATGAAAACTTTTGGACATTAGTGATAACCAGTGTGGCTGATTGGAATCAGAGCAGTGACATGGGGCATGTTTTGGTGCACTCTCTGCTGTATCTCATTTGGGAAGGAAATCTTGAAACATTCCCCAATGTTTTAAAAGCCCACCGTGTACAAAGAGAACTAGAAACCTGCCCTAGTCTTCTTGtcttctatggggggggggatgtctggatttttaaacacacacacaaaaccaagatCCTTCCAACTTCTGATTCTACAATGAATCTAATTGCTTGACATGATTTCACGCTATTAAGTATGACAGAATATGGTGGTTGTCTACATTAGAGATATCTAATCtgtgaggaggaaagagaaaactgaGGTTTAAGGCTCTAAGTGTAGAGCCACATGGTGCACAGCTTCTCAGTTCTCTTCCATTTGCTAcagaatttatttatatgctgtgtTATGAAAGCTGTTAGTCATTCAGACAACGAAGGGCCAGGAGGAAACTTCTATTTTGGCAACTGCAAGGCCAGCTGCAAACTTATCCTGGCTAAACCATTATTTCTCCCAGGGTACCGCGAtagactaaagcaggcatccccaaacttcgtccctccagatgttctggactacaattcccatcatccctgaccactggttctgttagctagggatcatgggagttgtaggccaaaacatctggagggccgcagtttggggaggcctggacAAAAGCAACAAAACTAGCATATCTAAAGAGCATATTCTTAGGGCCTCACAAAATTACAaattccaggattctttgaggggaagctgCTACAGTCGAGATGCAATGAAACCTATGGAATGATGCAATGAAACCTATGGAaatcaatggtgcccctctggaggcttcatctGGGATAAGCCCCCCATAGCTACAGTTCTGTGGAAAGGTGCATAAATCCCACATTTTCTCCAAGAATTCTAGCCAGTATGATTCTCCTCACACACGCCCTTGTGTCCCCACGACAACCTGAGAGATTGGTGAGGCTGAGAAATggcaactggcccaaggccaccaagTGAGCTTCGTAGCTGAGTAGGGATTTCAGCCTTGGTCTCCATACTCCTAATCTGATGCTGAAACCACCACACCATCCTGGCTCTCCcaactacatagctgccaagtctcccattttccccgggaaatccacgtttttccagctgttcctagctgaaaaaacggatttttttgttttttcccgtttattctggcacagcggccattttggaactgggcggagcatgctcagaagcaacttttgatgctgctctgcccagttccaaaatggctgcagtgcaacttctggcacgGCGCTATTTcctgcccggtcccttatttctctgacagcaacttggcgcTCAACACCTTTCATTTCTGCCTCTAAATATAGCATTATAATTCCTGAAGGGATATTTCTGGTAAATATTGGAGGAGGGAGAGACAGCCAATCAATGGAGCAACTGCACCACAGTTGACAGTCCGATCTTACCTACAACACTTAGCTGCTACTATCCCAGCCTCagagaagaggagaggggaggggcctATTACAGGGATGCTCAAGATTTCTGAGATAATTTCAAGCCCTTCACATAACAATATTCACCTAATCATCAAGAAAAGTAGTCTCATTAGATCAAGACCATCACCAGATCTCTAACCTCAAAATTTAATTTGGGAAAATGAAAgctattcccagccctacctgtttAAGCAGTAAACTCTGGAAGAAATTAGCGTTACTGTGGCGCAATCGGAGGGTTTAAGAAGGGTGAAACATTCTTCCCgtataaagaaacaaacaattcaAATTGATGCAAACATGCAGTGTATCGTTCTACAAATCAGGTCCCAAGGGGTTTGGCAATGTGCTTTTCTTGAGAGCTACAGTCTCAGTAGTGTTGGGTGGCTCTGGAGATGCCCCCACTCTGGCACTAATTGGCACCATTGTTAGTAGCCTTGTCATAGAAGCCAAGTATAGGCTGGACAAGGGATTTGCAAAAGGTTCTCCATCCCCAGCGGCCAAGGCGAAGACGGCTCAGACAGCAGAGTATGGCTACAATCACACAAACTCCACAcagtgccttttctgtggtggaaaaagaaaacaaaaagacaacCACACTATTTTTAAACTGATTACATTTTGTAGCTGGAGGACAACTTTTGTCCTCATTACTCAACCTGTGCATTTGGAAAGATGCATGTGTGAGAAAAGGGTAATCTGAAGATGAGAAAGTTTAAATGTTACATAATTAGGTAATTTGCCTGGCTTACGTACCACAACGGCAAGGTTGACTATTGTGAAAGTGTCGTTTTCTGGTCCGACTGAGAGATGCGGCTGAAAGAGAGCAATATTTGGCTGGAAGAATGACACTGTGGAGTCATCATGTTGAGTGATGTTTTCTTTGGGCAAATAGCGCACCCTTAGAAATCAAAGAAGAAATTTAACTGCAAAAGCTGAATTGAAAGAATGCCTACATAGCACCAGCCAGCTGAATCAGCATTTCTTCCCAGTGCTTAACATCTTTAGGGTTGCTTTGGGTATAAGTTTTGCTGGTTTCCTTTTCATCGCAGTGCTTTGCACTAAAAATAT encodes:
- the CD36 gene encoding platelet glycoprotein 4, with product MGGLLNCGLLSGAVIGAILAILGGALIPLGNYFIEKTVKKETVLENGTIAYENWLVPGSPVYRQFWIFDVQNPKEVMENGSHPVLKQKGPYTYRVRYLPKENITQHDDSTVSFFQPNIALFQPHLSVGPENDTFTIVNLAVVAAPALYQSGFIQALLDIWVKSSKSQFLQNRTVKEILWGYEDPFLKKIPLPGVERVVGVFLPYNETLDGLYRIHNGKNDTSKTALIESYKNKSTLPYWAGGCAMINGTDGASFPPFVQKSARLNLFSSDICRSIYSNFDSEQTVKDIPLYRFIVPPGAFASPLVNPDNICFCTEKEISQNCTLAGALDISSCKQGKPVYVTLPHFLHASEEISQGVEGMNPNPHEHMTFLDVEPTTGFTLQFAKRLQINLLVRPTTKITALKQIKLPFLFPILWLNETAIIDDKKAEFFRGKVTNKIKLLHLLEAVLIIAGSVMFLGFLVSFLVCRAQKSK